Proteins from one Desulfonema limicola genomic window:
- a CDS encoding ABC transporter ATP-binding protein has product MEILIAENLEKTYRKTGNTALKDFSLNIGKGEIFGLLGPNGAGKTTAISIMSSLIKPDRGKVEVCGIDVFKHPAKARNLFGLVPQDIALYPDLSARENLMYFGRMYGLMGKKLKSRVVESLELTGLEQKADQRISTYSGGMKRRANLAASILHKPCLLFLDEPTVGIDAQSRNMILEKLILLGKQGVSMIYTTHYMEEAQKICTRLGIIDKGGIIVNGEPDRLIAKEPGCRNLGDLFIKLTGRKLRD; this is encoded by the coding sequence TTGGAAATACTTATTGCAGAAAATCTGGAGAAAACATACAGAAAAACGGGAAATACAGCACTTAAAGACTTTTCCCTGAATATAGGAAAAGGTGAAATATTTGGCCTTCTGGGACCAAACGGAGCTGGAAAAACAACAGCTATTTCTATAATGAGTTCCTTGATAAAACCTGACAGGGGCAAGGTTGAAGTCTGTGGAATTGATGTATTTAAACATCCTGCAAAAGCAAGAAATCTTTTTGGTCTTGTGCCCCAGGATATTGCTTTGTATCCTGATCTTAGTGCCAGGGAAAATCTTATGTATTTTGGCAGAATGTACGGTCTGATGGGTAAAAAACTGAAATCCAGGGTTGTGGAAAGCCTTGAGCTGACCGGACTGGAGCAAAAGGCAGATCAGAGAATCTCAACCTATTCAGGAGGCATGAAAAGACGTGCAAACCTGGCTGCAAGTATTTTGCATAAACCCTGCCTTTTATTTTTGGATGAACCAACAGTAGGTATTGATGCCCAGTCCAGGAATATGATTCTTGAAAAACTAATCTTGCTGGGAAAGCAGGGAGTCAGCATGATTTACACCACACATTATATGGAAGAAGCCCAGAAAATCTGTACCCGGCTGGGAATTATTGATAAAGGCGGGATTATTGTCAACGGTGAGCCTGACAGGTTAATTGCAAAAGAGCCTGGATGCAGAAACCTGGGTGATCTTTTTATCAAACTTACAGGCAGGAAATTAAGAGATTGA